In the Candidatus Poribacteria bacterium genome, one interval contains:
- a CDS encoding FxLYD domain-containing protein yields the protein MNRVHTLLAAIVIAVAVSIINGCSETDKVTVSDEGEESNTELTLNEQYDKVRNGARLILTYDAQTNSFKGTVENTTNETLKQVRVEVHLSNGKELGPTPSGDLAPGEIRAVELLATSTGFNGWTAHAEVGEGEHSSGESHGEHDREGGGEHN from the coding sequence TTGAATCGCGTTCACACTCTTCTTGCCGCAATTGTTATCGCAGTGGCGGTTTCCATTATTAACGGCTGTTCAGAGACCGACAAAGTGACCGTTAGCGACGAAGGCGAAGAATCTAACACTGAACTCACATTGAATGAGCAATACGATAAAGTGCGAAACGGTGCCCGACTGATTTTAACTTATGATGCGCAAACCAATTCCTTCAAAGGGACTGTGGAAAACACGACAAACGAAACTTTGAAGCAGGTCAGGGTTGAAGTTCACTTATCAAACGGAAAAGAGCTCGGGCCTACGCCTTCAGGGGACCTCGCCCCCGGTGAAATAAGGGCAGTTGAACTCTTGGCAACCAGTACAGGATTTAACGGCTGGACTGCCCATGCCGAAGTCGGTGAAGGTGAACATAGTAGTGGTGAATCTCACGGGGAGCACGATCGCGAAGGCGGTGGCGAACACAATTGA
- a CDS encoding HEAT repeat domain-containing protein yields MKGMNKYQKNAHRRREDRLRGNEVEYYLSLAYSSNPDDRVEAMDNLCPCHVRKSVDKVWVALYKGLVDPDLRVRKAAWHTLEDGGNPNDPRLQPLLEKIAKEETDQKLRQNALDLIAATRKVEEQKEMLLGQKAHTFSGRCDWCGASNVPVSYDYETEFETNNAKRFALVCEACEV; encoded by the coding sequence ATGAAAGGTATGAACAAATATCAGAAGAATGCACATCGTCGCCGCGAAGACCGACTGCGCGGTAATGAAGTAGAATACTATCTCTCGCTTGCGTATTCTTCCAACCCGGATGATCGCGTCGAGGCAATGGATAATCTCTGTCCCTGTCATGTTCGGAAAAGTGTTGACAAAGTTTGGGTGGCACTCTACAAAGGGTTGGTTGATCCCGATCTGCGTGTCCGCAAAGCCGCGTGGCATACACTCGAGGACGGCGGGAATCCGAACGATCCGAGACTGCAACCGCTCCTTGAAAAGATCGCCAAAGAGGAAACCGATCAGAAACTCCGCCAAAACGCACTTGACCTCATCGCTGCGACCCGAAAGGTTGAAGAACAGAAGGAGATGCTGTTGGGACAGAAAGCGCACACCTTTTCTGGACGATGCGATTGGTGTGGCGCGTCAAACGTGCCGGTCAGTTACGATTACGAAACCGAGTTTGAGACGAACAATGCCAAACGCTTTGCCTTGGTCTGTGAGGCGTGTGAAGTTTGA
- a CDS encoding sigma-70 family RNA polymerase sigma factor, whose protein sequence is MIPDDVYVHKTVEGDAEAFNELVNRHHSKIYGLAYRMLGNPEDAADATQETFLEAYKSIKSFRFQSQFGTWLYSIGINTCQQHIRKSQSHERKLTAYTRETEIDSAASEEDSPERSVIKTEQSEVIQGAINRLPAKQREVVTLYYMQHLKYREIAEILKCSEGTVASRLNQALKNLKRKLSKYYL, encoded by the coding sequence ATGATTCCTGATGATGTGTACGTACACAAAACAGTAGAAGGCGATGCCGAGGCATTCAATGAGCTCGTCAATCGGCATCATTCAAAGATTTATGGGCTTGCCTACCGGATGCTTGGTAATCCAGAAGATGCCGCCGACGCAACGCAGGAAACGTTTTTAGAGGCATACAAATCAATTAAATCGTTTCGATTTCAGTCGCAGTTCGGGACATGGTTATATAGTATCGGCATCAATACATGCCAACAGCATATTCGTAAATCGCAATCGCATGAACGCAAACTTACCGCTTACACCAGAGAAACAGAGATTGATAGTGCAGCTTCTGAAGAGGACTCGCCTGAACGGTCGGTGATTAAGACCGAGCAGAGCGAGGTGATCCAGGGTGCTATTAATCGTTTACCGGCAAAGCAACGCGAGGTCGTCACGCTTTATTATATGCAGCACCTTAAATATCGGGAAATTGCTGAGATATTAAAGTGCTCAGAAGGCACTGTGGCTTCACGGTTGAATCAGGCGCTGAAAAATCTCAAGCGGAAGTTGAGCAAATATTATCTCTAA
- a CDS encoding YjbH domain-containing protein, protein MVRHLTLIFLLFFASITASNPVRGEIFTESGLVDIPTGNVMKHGIFGASTYIAFQHPSENTSLTNENSALGDAVAVRFNFGLLDRVEIGLTHLWNEYGSEPSTERSGNLKVQLLREQEVGAIPSVAIGIENVGNKLLPWDSKAEANETPSAFLAISKTFNLPRIHQFAGHIGMGTQRFATEEGPIGLFVGLSKEFQPAFARGDITTSLEFDGTGVNAGLRYITPSGLQVALGAETLNNPDELRYLVVVSWSNEQMLEQIKETRRLITQATKLVIEAKRSIAEKGKADKTTETPSPQ, encoded by the coding sequence ATGGTTCGACACCTGACTTTGATTTTTCTCCTCTTTTTCGCATCTATCACGGCTTCCAACCCGGTCAGGGGTGAAATATTCACGGAAAGTGGATTGGTAGATATACCGACGGGCAATGTGATGAAACACGGGATATTCGGGGCAAGTACGTATATCGCTTTCCAACACCCCTCTGAAAATACATCCCTAACTAACGAGAATAGTGCCCTCGGCGATGCCGTTGCGGTTCGCTTTAATTTCGGGCTGCTCGATCGGGTTGAAATTGGGTTGACCCACCTATGGAATGAATACGGTTCTGAACCTTCCACTGAACGGAGCGGAAACCTGAAAGTACAACTCTTAAGGGAACAAGAGGTTGGAGCAATTCCGAGTGTAGCGATAGGGATTGAGAACGTCGGCAATAAACTTCTTCCGTGGGACTCGAAAGCGGAAGCAAATGAAACCCCCTCAGCGTTTCTCGCCATCAGTAAAACCTTTAACCTGCCGCGGATTCACCAATTCGCTGGACACATCGGCATGGGGACGCAGCGTTTTGCGACTGAGGAAGGTCCCATAGGTCTATTTGTTGGGTTGAGCAAGGAATTTCAACCGGCTTTCGCGAGAGGCGACATTACGACGAGTTTGGAATTCGATGGGACAGGTGTGAACGCGGGGCTGCGGTATATCACACCAAGTGGCCTTCAGGTCGCACTCGGTGCCGAGACGTTGAACAACCCAGACGAATTACGCTATCTCGTTGTCGTCTCATGGTCAAATGAGCAGATGCTTGAACAGATCAAGGAAACGAGACGACTCATCACACAAGCAACAAAACTTGTAATCGAGGCAAAACGCTCGATTGCAGAGAAAGGAAAAGCGGATAAAACTACTGAGACACCTTCGCCTCAATAG
- a CDS encoding nucleotidyltransferase domain-containing protein produces MFGSYARGDFDADSDLDLLVDLDAGATLLDLVGLQHFLEDRLGCKVDVVPRRSLREEFRAAVFSEAIYL; encoded by the coding sequence ATTTTCGGTTCCTACGCGCGCGGGGATTTCGATGCAGATAGCGATTTAGACCTTTTGGTTGATTTAGATGCTGGTGCTACTCTGTTGGATCTTGTCGGTCTGCAACATTTTTTGGAGGACAGACTCGGGTGTAAAGTGGATGTCGTGCCGCGACGTTCACTCCGAGAAGAATTTCGTGCCGCCGTGTTTAGCGAAGCGATATATCTATAA
- a CDS encoding WD40 repeat domain-containing protein produces MQSRKPAPFNVVSGDSEGTTWALPEGAIARLGKGIVSSGPGPKLSFPPSGVYFAIQTRIGLWWYEMSSKSPIALWETERGLIASADFSPDGEWIAIANWDGVLKVMDVQSGECIARMDRTEAQNIYAHVVFSPDRKWIAIANRDGNVEVLDVHQGVCIARMNRGERDTQSNDVSHLEFSPDSKFLAATASNPKVYSFRDGERKLINPNTEGIQTYVWHPETGEAIAKFAGRNFVFSPDSRLIACACPDETLSKTEAAGSPYNFISVWEIATGERFIYLTGHSNWGHRIVFSPCGLFLASSASSGEEGEEKILRVWELRKGGQKMVYTDSGKSWKEPFYSPEGVLLAAVDREDTIEIWNMERREKLHTLKLHPKSIDAKWFKKFPHLAIENKKTKFGNIHTSSTFREFVCYPDPVLFLPDGATLATKGYRNGIVLWDIRDKHPRKTLLEGKRISSFTVLPCGNMLAATVQNEENVKVWDAEKPDEPIAEFTEQSHLVWRMAFAPTGDQIAVGSREGVIYLYDLKRNEKLRVFTGHTDFIWSVSFSPDGKRLVSSSSDKTSKLWDVASGEQIGTFPLDEPRTLMGVAFSPCGSVIATGMFGGLRLWCAETLATLLEIPQPQAQKPYALTFSPCGKYLASGTWWRRDERMEKMAIQLWDVATGEKITTFWGHPTDVQSLAFSPDNTLLASGSHDCTILLWDLKPFIDV; encoded by the coding sequence ATGCAAAGCCGAAAACCAGCACCATTCAATGTAGTATCAGGCGACTCTGAAGGAACAACATGGGCATTACCAGAAGGCGCGATTGCCCGATTGGGAAAAGGAATTGTATCGTCTGGTCCGGGACCGAAACTGTCATTCCCTCCCAGCGGTGTATATTTCGCCATTCAAACCCGCATAGGACTCTGGTGGTATGAAATGTCGTCAAAGTCCCCTATTGCATTGTGGGAAACAGAGCGAGGGTTGATTGCCAGTGCTGATTTTTCACCCGATGGCGAGTGGATCGCTATCGCCAATTGGGATGGTGTTCTCAAAGTGATGGATGTTCAGAGTGGTGAGTGCATCGCACGGATGGATAGGACAGAAGCGCAGAATATCTATGCGCATGTTGTCTTTTCCCCAGATCGCAAGTGGATTGCCATAGCGAATCGGGATGGCAATGTTGAAGTATTGGATGTTCATCAAGGCGTGTGCATCGCGCGAATGAATCGAGGTGAACGTGATACACAATCGAATGATGTTTCCCATCTTGAGTTTTCTCCGGACAGCAAATTCCTCGCTGCTACTGCAAGCAATCCTAAAGTTTATTCGTTCCGCGACGGTGAACGTAAACTCATTAACCCTAACACAGAAGGAATACAAACTTACGTATGGCATCCAGAAACGGGTGAGGCAATCGCTAAGTTTGCGGGTAGAAATTTTGTCTTTTCTCCAGATAGTCGTCTGATAGCGTGTGCGTGTCCCGATGAAACTTTAAGCAAAACTGAGGCTGCCGGCAGTCCTTACAATTTTATCTCGGTATGGGAAATCGCGACGGGTGAACGCTTCATTTACCTCACAGGACATAGTAATTGGGGACATCGTATTGTCTTCTCGCCATGTGGTCTATTCTTAGCATCATCTGCATCAAGTGGTGAGGAGGGTGAAGAAAAAATACTGCGTGTATGGGAGCTCCGAAAGGGTGGACAAAAGATGGTCTATACAGACTCAGGTAAATCCTGGAAAGAGCCATTCTACTCCCCAGAAGGTGTGCTGCTTGCCGCTGTTGATCGGGAAGATACGATTGAGATTTGGAATATGGAACGCCGTGAAAAACTACACACGCTTAAATTGCACCCGAAGAGTATTGATGCCAAATGGTTTAAGAAGTTCCCACACTTGGCTATTGAGAATAAAAAGACTAAGTTTGGTAATATTCATACATCTTCAACATTTCGTGAGTTTGTCTGTTATCCAGACCCCGTCCTGTTTTTGCCGGATGGCGCAACCCTTGCTACAAAGGGCTATCGTAACGGGATTGTGTTATGGGATATTAGAGATAAACACCCACGGAAAACATTACTGGAGGGGAAACGTATCTCCTCTTTTACTGTTTTGCCGTGCGGAAACATGTTGGCTGCTACTGTTCAGAACGAAGAAAATGTCAAGGTGTGGGATGCTGAGAAGCCTGATGAACCGATTGCTGAATTTACTGAACAGTCACACTTAGTTTGGCGTATGGCATTCGCACCGACGGGGGATCAGATTGCAGTTGGAAGTAGAGAGGGCGTAATCTATCTATACGATCTCAAACGTAACGAAAAGTTGAGAGTTTTCACAGGACATACAGATTTCATCTGGTCAGTGTCCTTCTCACCGGACGGCAAGCGACTGGTCAGTAGTTCAAGCGATAAAACCTCCAAGTTATGGGATGTTGCGTCGGGTGAACAAATTGGGACATTTCCCTTGGATGAACCTCGGACGCTTATGGGAGTAGCGTTCTCACCATGTGGCAGCGTAATTGCTACAGGGATGTTCGGCGGACTCCGTTTGTGGTGCGCTGAAACGCTGGCAACACTTTTGGAGATACCCCAGCCACAGGCACAAAAGCCATACGCTCTTACTTTTTCACCGTGTGGTAAGTATCTTGCATCCGGGACTTGGTGGCGGAGGGATGAACGGATGGAGAAAATGGCGATCCAGTTGTGGGATGTTGCTACCGGTGAGAAGATCACGACCTTTTGGGGACATCCGACGGATGTACAGTCCCTCGCCTTTTCGCCAGATAATACGCTTCTCGCAAGCGGGAGTCACGACTGCACAATCCTGCTGTGGGATCTAAAACCCTTCATAGACGTTTAA
- the rpiA gene encoding ribose-5-phosphate isomerase RpiA, with product MNTENQKKIAAEKATESIQSGMVVGLGTGSTVYYALLKLGAMVREGLDIIGIPTSEGTEKIALEQKIPLTTLATHPTIDLTIDGADEVDKDLNLIKGGGAALVREKIIANASKKILIVVDESKVSRVLGTTFPLPVEIVRFGWEATQTEVNRICGRSTLRVASTQGGKQNPLITDNGNYILDCHFDGIPTPAEVELQLNNIPGVVENGIFVNRADKIIIGTSSGIQYMG from the coding sequence ATGAACACTGAAAACCAAAAGAAAATTGCCGCAGAAAAAGCAACAGAGAGTATCCAGTCAGGCATGGTTGTCGGATTAGGAACGGGTTCCACCGTCTATTACGCACTCCTGAAACTCGGTGCGATGGTGCGAGAAGGACTTGATATTATCGGTATTCCTACCTCTGAGGGGACCGAGAAAATCGCATTAGAACAAAAGATACCACTCACAACGCTCGCGACACACCCTACCATTGACCTGACGATTGACGGTGCCGATGAGGTCGATAAAGACCTCAACCTCATCAAAGGGGGTGGCGCAGCACTCGTCAGAGAAAAGATTATCGCCAACGCGTCGAAAAAAATACTGATTGTCGTTGATGAAAGCAAGGTGTCACGTGTTCTCGGCACGACGTTTCCGCTTCCTGTCGAAATTGTGCGGTTTGGATGGGAAGCCACGCAAACTGAGGTCAATCGGATTTGTGGAAGATCGACGTTACGCGTCGCATCCACCCAGGGCGGAAAGCAAAACCCGCTAATCACCGACAACGGCAATTATATCCTCGACTGCCATTTTGACGGTATTCCGACACCGGCAGAGGTTGAACTGCAGCTAAATAACATTCCGGGCGTAGTGGAGAACGGAATTTTTGTCAATCGTGCTGATAAGATTATTATCGGTACATCCTCCGGTATCCAGTATATGGGGTAA
- a CDS encoding RNHCP domain-containing protein, whose translation MNKKFQRHIEDFTCSHCGVSVTGDGYTNHCPECLWSQHVDVNPGDRAASCRGLMEPVGFTVKHGNYILTHRCMTCGIEKKNKTSKNDNFEAILSLQGELNV comes from the coding sequence GTGAACAAAAAATTTCAACGCCATATTGAAGATTTTACTTGCTCACATTGCGGTGTTTCTGTCACGGGAGACGGCTACACCAACCACTGTCCAGAATGTCTCTGGAGCCAGCACGTTGATGTGAATCCCGGCGACCGAGCCGCATCTTGTCGTGGGTTGATGGAACCGGTAGGGTTTACTGTAAAGCACGGCAATTATATCCTGACACACCGCTGCATGACGTGCGGCATAGAGAAAAAGAACAAGACCTCAAAAAATGATAACTTTGAAGCCATCCTTAGCCTACAAGGAGAACTAAATGTCTAA
- a CDS encoding aminopeptidase P N-terminal domain-containing protein: MHKQNRKAFIKKMGPGGVAIFASASPAKWNHDTEYNYRPDPNFYYLTGFEEPESICVIAPDHPKHQYILFVRPKDRQAEIWNGKRVGVKNARRHYGADKAYSIEKFSEKIGKYLQGAERLYYTLGSNQDVDTEILARFTQSVRSRIRSGKGFDTLVDPSPILSELRLIKNETEQQRLRLATEITGAGHVAAMKAVRPGLYEYELEALVDSTFRMNGANGPAFPTIVASGGNATTLHYTTNDCRIEDNTLVLIDAGAEYERYSGDVTRTFPANGTFTDAQREIYQLVLEAHYAIIDCIRPGVSIDEPHQKSIELLTEGMLSLGLLKGKAKQLIEKEKYRKFYMYRVGHMLGLDVHDVNCVHESSGDFKTFQPGMVMTIEPGLYVAEDRGNVLPAYLGIGVRIEDDILVTETGCEVLTSGVPKEIDEVEDLINSTKW, from the coding sequence TTGCATAAGCAGAATCGCAAAGCCTTTATTAAAAAAATGGGACCTGGAGGAGTTGCTATCTTCGCCAGTGCCTCCCCGGCAAAATGGAACCACGACACCGAATATAATTATCGTCCGGATCCGAATTTTTATTACTTGACGGGGTTTGAAGAACCAGAGTCGATCTGTGTTATCGCTCCTGATCACCCGAAGCATCAGTATATTCTTTTCGTCCGCCCGAAAGACAGACAGGCGGAGATATGGAATGGTAAGCGCGTCGGCGTTAAGAATGCTCGTAGACACTATGGGGCAGATAAAGCCTATTCGATAGAGAAATTCAGTGAAAAAATCGGGAAGTATCTACAGGGTGCTGAAAGACTTTACTATACCCTTGGTTCCAATCAAGATGTTGACACAGAAATCCTTGCGCGCTTTACGCAGTCTGTCAGGTCACGAATTCGCTCGGGGAAAGGGTTTGACACGCTGGTTGATCCGAGTCCGATTCTCAGTGAACTGCGGTTAATCAAAAATGAGACGGAACAACAACGTCTCCGATTGGCGACGGAGATTACAGGTGCCGGTCACGTTGCGGCAATGAAGGCGGTTCGACCAGGGCTGTATGAATACGAGTTGGAGGCTCTCGTTGATTCCACGTTCCGTATGAACGGCGCGAACGGTCCAGCCTTTCCTACTATTGTTGCGAGTGGCGGAAACGCGACGACACTCCACTATACAACGAATGACTGCCGAATTGAAGACAACACGCTCGTACTTATTGACGCAGGCGCAGAATACGAACGATACTCCGGCGATGTAACCCGCACCTTCCCCGCAAATGGCACCTTCACTGACGCACAGAGAGAAATCTATCAGCTTGTCCTTGAAGCCCATTATGCCATTATTGATTGTATCCGTCCGGGTGTTTCTATTGACGAACCACACCAAAAATCAATTGAGTTATTGACAGAGGGTATGCTCAGTCTCGGTCTTCTCAAGGGAAAAGCGAAGCAATTGATAGAGAAAGAGAAATACCGGAAGTTTTACATGTACCGAGTCGGACACATGCTCGGTTTAGATGTACACGATGTCAATTGTGTCCACGAATCGAGCGGTGATTTCAAAACCTTCCAACCGGGGATGGTGATGACGATTGAACCGGGGCTTTATGTCGCTGAAGATAGAGGGAATGTTCTACCAGCCTACTTAGGTATCGGTGTCCGTATAGAGGACGATATCCTCGTCACTGAGACGGGTTGTGAGGTCCTAACAAGCGGCGTTCCAAAAGAGATTGATGAAGTCGAAGACCTTATAAACTCGACAAAGTGGTAG
- a CDS encoding succinylglutamate desuccinylase/aspartoacylase family protein, translated as MRNKIRHSQLVVGQLVTEPGTRMEGHIKVGSMPDGTAVRLPVVLINGRYPGKTLYIQAISDGDELNGIAVIHKVLSTITPEQLHGRVIAVPLVNFHAFHTKQALNPVDNRKMNRCFPGKRDGTSSERIAYHLFQRAIKQADYCLDLHQGGVHPMIDEVRVRVDEKHALHNDCLELARVFGIGHILNQKGPEGQLAQAAPELGIPTIDPELGGTHGWDVESIEKGVRGVFNVLQYYKFIAGTPQIPERQIVVKKFVPLLSNEGGFVYYKAELYEQLAMYQHVADICDVFGNVRESIRAPVDGIFWAKPVYPMVASGGIIGKIGTPIEYL; from the coding sequence ATGAGGAATAAGATTCGCCATAGTCAACTGGTAGTTGGGCAATTGGTTACCGAACCCGGAACTCGGATGGAAGGACATATCAAGGTCGGCAGCATGCCCGATGGGACGGCTGTCCGGTTGCCTGTTGTCCTAATCAACGGGAGGTACCCGGGTAAAACACTCTACATCCAAGCGATCAGTGATGGAGACGAACTCAATGGAATTGCTGTTATTCACAAGGTGCTCTCTACGATTACGCCCGAGCAGTTGCACGGCAGGGTTATCGCCGTTCCGCTCGTTAATTTCCATGCATTTCACACGAAACAGGCACTAAACCCCGTGGATAACCGCAAGATGAACCGATGTTTCCCAGGAAAACGGGACGGAACATCGAGCGAGCGGATAGCCTATCACCTATTTCAGCGCGCTATTAAGCAAGCCGATTACTGCCTCGACCTGCACCAAGGCGGTGTACACCCGATGATTGATGAGGTGCGTGTCCGTGTTGACGAAAAGCATGCCCTACATAATGACTGCCTTGAACTCGCTCGTGTCTTCGGCATAGGACATATTCTCAATCAGAAGGGACCGGAAGGACAACTCGCACAAGCAGCACCAGAGCTTGGCATTCCCACCATTGATCCCGAATTGGGCGGAACCCACGGATGGGATGTGGAGAGCATTGAAAAAGGCGTACGCGGTGTGTTCAATGTACTGCAATACTATAAATTCATTGCTGGGACACCGCAGATTCCTGAACGGCAAATCGTTGTTAAGAAATTCGTGCCGCTCCTCAGTAATGAAGGCGGGTTTGTTTATTACAAAGCGGAGTTGTATGAGCAACTTGCCATGTATCAACATGTTGCTGACATCTGTGATGTGTTCGGCAATGTCCGAGAATCCATCCGTGCCCCAGTCGATGGTATTTTCTGGGCAAAGCCCGTCTATCCAATGGTAGCGAGCGGTGGCATCATCGGAAAAATCGGGACACCCATTGAGTATCTCTAA
- a CDS encoding AAA family ATPase, which translates to MIVNRLIVKNWRNFQQINVPLRERQFIVGPNASGKSNLLDIFRFLRDIAKAEGGGLQKAISDRGGVSKIRCLSATQDVEVSIEIHIADTADAPATWRYGIGFQQEPRGHRQTYLTYERVWREDECLLDRPDAEDNEDPDRLTQTALEQIAANAKFREIGGFLRNVTYLHLVPQLIRFADSIQGKIIEDDPFGQAFLERVASVHPSTRRARLKRIERALKIVVPQFEELAFIQNKRTGHPHLQARYSHWQLNEAWQREDQFSDGVLRLIGLLWALLENESLVLLEEPELSLNIGIVSKLAPLFARIPRIHQGQVFVSTHSSTLLTEPCIDGTEVLLLTPARAGTSVKVSSDIEDIRILLENGFTVGEVVLSRTRPKNTAGVSLIR; encoded by the coding sequence ATGATTGTCAATCGGCTTATCGTAAAGAATTGGCGAAATTTTCAACAGATTAATGTGCCACTTAGGGAACGCCAATTTATTGTCGGTCCGAATGCGTCAGGTAAATCCAATCTGTTAGATATCTTTCGTTTTCTCCGCGATATCGCCAAAGCCGAAGGTGGCGGACTCCAAAAGGCAATCAGTGATCGAGGTGGTGTTTCCAAAATTCGGTGCCTGTCCGCGACACAGGACGTAGAAGTTTCTATTGAAATTCATATCGCCGATACAGCAGATGCACCTGCAACATGGCGATATGGTATCGGATTCCAGCAAGAACCGCGTGGGCATCGCCAGACCTATCTCACTTATGAACGCGTCTGGAGAGAGGATGAATGCCTTCTTGATAGACCTGATGCAGAGGACAACGAAGACCCGGATCGCCTTACGCAGACCGCACTTGAGCAGATCGCTGCCAACGCGAAGTTTCGGGAGATTGGGGGATTTCTTCGGAATGTTACCTATCTCCATCTGGTCCCGCAACTCATTCGTTTTGCTGATTCGATACAAGGTAAAATTATTGAAGACGACCCTTTTGGTCAGGCTTTCCTTGAAAGAGTCGCGAGTGTGCATCCGAGTACCCGCCGTGCTCGTCTCAAAAGGATTGAACGTGCCTTGAAAATTGTGGTGCCGCAGTTTGAGGAATTAGCGTTTATTCAAAATAAACGCACAGGGCATCCACATTTACAAGCGCGTTATTCCCATTGGCAGTTGAACGAAGCGTGGCAGCGCGAAGACCAATTTTCGGATGGAGTGCTTCGGTTGATTGGGCTTTTGTGGGCACTCCTTGAAAATGAATCGCTTGTTTTGTTGGAGGAGCCTGAACTCTCCTTAAACATAGGCATTGTCTCTAAACTTGCACCGCTGTTTGCCCGTATACCGAGAATCCACCAGGGTCAAGTATTTGTTAGCACGCATAGCAGTACGCTTCTAACAGAACCGTGCATTGACGGCACAGAAGTGCTTTTGCTCACACCTGCAAGGGCAGGAACATCGGTTAAAGTCTCGTCTGATATTGAGGACATTCGCATCCTTTTAGAAAATGGGTTCACAGTAGGTGAGGTTGTCCTTTCACGAACCAGACCCAAAAATACTGCCGGAGTAAGTCTGATACGATGA
- a CDS encoding OmpA family protein, producing the protein MSKKGILAIVSICIVAVAAIVLAVRLHSTSDELKQTQAELATTKATLQETETAKTDLEKKLAETQASLEETRSELSQTQEILQNASEAARKIAAERNALQQDKSALEQEKESLRAKLTEIESELQRIREQSQRSIAAIQERFKDTVGAVLDEAGRLTLDVKGKILFETGSAILSAEGKELLDAISEEVLLNADYSDYAIRIEGHTDNTPIGGSALRNWNLSTERAIAAVKYLQEHANVSAERLAATGYAFYQPIDTAETPEAKAKNRRIEIILVPPQDFLSELLTSLQKVMESIEAKVSQ; encoded by the coding sequence ATGTCTAAAAAAGGAATTCTGGCGATTGTATCTATTTGTATTGTTGCTGTTGCTGCCATCGTTCTGGCGGTACGACTCCATTCAACCTCGGACGAACTCAAACAGACGCAAGCTGAATTGGCTACGACCAAAGCCACATTGCAAGAAACTGAAACTGCCAAAACCGATCTGGAAAAGAAGTTAGCTGAAACGCAAGCCTCGCTGGAGGAAACGCGTTCAGAGTTGAGTCAAACGCAAGAGATATTGCAAAATGCAAGCGAAGCCGCTCGGAAAATCGCAGCGGAACGGAACGCGCTTCAACAGGACAAAAGTGCACTTGAGCAAGAGAAAGAAAGTCTCCGCGCAAAACTCACTGAGATTGAATCTGAATTACAGAGGATTCGGGAGCAGTCGCAACGTTCAATTGCGGCTATCCAAGAGCGGTTTAAAGATACAGTGGGTGCTGTGTTGGATGAGGCAGGACGGTTGACACTTGATGTTAAAGGAAAAATTCTGTTTGAGACAGGCAGTGCGATTCTGAGTGCCGAAGGAAAAGAACTTCTGGACGCAATTTCGGAAGAGGTGTTGCTAAACGCAGACTATTCGGATTACGCGATTCGGATTGAGGGACATACGGATAATACACCCATCGGCGGCTCAGCACTGCGGAACTGGAACCTCTCCACCGAACGCGCAATCGCAGCGGTGAAGTACTTGCAAGAACACGCCAACGTTAGTGCGGAACGTTTGGCTGCGACAGGGTACGCCTTCTATCAACCCATAGATACCGCGGAAACACCGGAAGCAAAAGCCAAAAATCGGAGGATCGAAATTATACTCGTGCCACCCCAAGATTTTTTGTCTGAACTTCTGACCTCGCTTCAAAAAGTGATGGAATCTATTGAGGCGAAGGTGTCTCAGTAG